From the Rhizobium sp. WSM4643 genome, the window GCCTGATCGACATTGACGAGGATCCGGATCTCGCCCTGCTCGAAGAGGGAGACCTTTTTCGTGCGGTGGACCGCCGTCTTTTTGAACCCGAGGGTGCGCAGCAATGCAACCAGTTCGACTTCGTCTTCCTCGTCCGTGGCAAACTCGACGAAGCCGACGCCCTTGACGGAAGGCCTTTCCGGCATCGCCGCCCCGGTCATGCTGCCGATGCCGAGATGGCGTCGGACCTGATCGCCAAGATAGATTAGCGAGCGGTGGCCATCGGCGGCAATCGCCCGCGATAAACCGCCTCGAAACTGGTCGTTGAAGATCTCCAGGGAGAAATACCCGTCATAACCTGTTGCCGCGACGGCTTCGGTGAACGCCGTGACGGGAAGGTCGCCTTCCCCCGGCATGTTTCGGAAGTGGCGGCTCCAATAGAGCAGGTCCATGTCAATCAGCGGCGCATCGGCAAGCTGGACGATGAAGATCTTCTCCTTAGGAATCGAGCGGATGGAATTGACGTCGATCTTGCGCGACAAAGTGTGGAAGCTGTCGAGGATAAGACCGACATTCGGATGATCGGCGCGACGGACGATCTCCCAGGCGTCGCGGTGGTCGCTGATATGGCGACCCCAGGCAAGCGCCTCGTAGCCCACCCTCAGTCCTCGCCTGGCGGCACGCTCGCCGAGTTCATGAAAGTCCTCTGCCGCCCGGTCGATGCCGCCGATGGCGGCCGGCGAGACGTTTGAACAAACGAGCACCAGGTCCGTTCCCAGCTGCTGCATGACGTCGAACTTCCGTTCCGCGCGGTCAAACGTGCGGCTCCGCAGCGGCTCCGGCATGCCCTCGAAATCACGAAATGGCTGAAACAGGGTAATCTCCAGGCCGTGGTCGCGGACGAGTTTTCCGACATCGGCCGGGCTGCCGTCGAAGGCGAGGAAGTCATTCTCAAAGATCTCGACGCCGTCGAAGCCCGCTCGGGCGATCGCCTCGAGCTTCTCCGGCAGTTCGCCGCTGATCGTTACAGTCGCAATCGAGGTCCTCATGTCAAAGCCCTTCCGATATCCGTGCGGGATTGAACGAGCGCCGAACACAAAGATGCATTCCAGAAAACCGCTCGTTACTATTATGGCAAATGTCGTGAGGAATTCAAATAGCGTGTCTTATTATAAACTCTCATATGATTTTAAAAAACTCTGTTGATTTCAGTGCTCGTCTCTGGCAATCATTCCTCACACAGTCAAAAGGTGAGGTGGCTGTCCGGTCGAATGACCGCCAAAGGAGGAGGAGTTACATGTTCAAGTCTTTGCTAACGCGCCGAAACGCGATGCTCGGAGCCGCGGCCCTGGTGGCTGCCGTCATCCTGGCGCAACCG encodes:
- a CDS encoding bifunctional sugar phosphate isomerase/epimerase/4-hydroxyphenylpyruvate dioxygenase family protein: MRTSIATVTISGELPEKLEAIARAGFDGVEIFENDFLAFDGSPADVGKLVRDHGLEITLFQPFRDFEGMPEPLRSRTFDRAERKFDVMQQLGTDLVLVCSNVSPAAIGGIDRAAEDFHELGERAARRGLRVGYEALAWGRHISDHRDAWEIVRRADHPNVGLILDSFHTLSRKIDVNSIRSIPKEKIFIVQLADAPLIDMDLLYWSRHFRNMPGEGDLPVTAFTEAVAATGYDGYFSLEIFNDQFRGGLSRAIAADGHRSLIYLGDQVRRHLGIGSMTGAAMPERPSVKGVGFVEFATDEEDEVELVALLRTLGFKKTAVHRTKKVSLFEQGEIRILVNVDQAGFANAAYAVHGTFAYAMALIVDDATKAYERALALDAEPFTQPVADGELELPAIRGVGGGIIYLIDDKSALGRFSEIDFQPVTDDSDAPSAGLLRIDHVAQTVGYDEMLTWLLFYTSIFETRKTPMVDIIDPAGVVRSQVVENDTGALRITMNGAENRRTLAGHFMAEKFGAGIQHLAFLTDDIFATAENLRACGFRSLHISPNYYDDVEARFGLDPALTERLKAENILYDRDEHGEYFQLYSGTYGEGFFFEIVERRGYRGYGAPNAIFRIAALKKQMRPEGIPKDAS